A genome region from Natronobeatus ordinarius includes the following:
- a CDS encoding DUF7511 domain-containing protein: MGARRSRPDSDRDARLPTDARAILERYDDAPDLCTIYDASIPRRIDTTWISAEEGSFVDLEDAR; this comes from the coding sequence GTGGGCGCGCGACGCTCCCGCCCGGATTCCGACCGAGACGCCCGACTCCCCACTGACGCGCGAGCGATCCTCGAGCGGTACGACGACGCCCCCGACCTGTGTACGATCTACGACGCTTCGATCCCGCGGCGGATCGACACCACCTGGATCTCCGCCGAGGAGGGGTCGTTCGTCGACCTCGAGGACGCTCGGTGA
- a CDS encoding TIGR00296 family protein has translation MSQRQGVDLSYEDGARAVELAREAVDSYVRHGQREHPGSMREAFYERTGAFVRLESTCGRRSLRGCAGGYQSGDQLGHAIVDAAIEAASDSSCGSEVTPSELPNLTVSVCTVRNVVLTDDPLADLELGTHGVAIDGGGKSGWLYPTVPVENGWTEQEYLDRTCRKAGLAPTAWQDDDTIVTLFEGQVFREREGDGGVEQL, from the coding sequence ATGTCCCAGCGACAGGGCGTCGATCTCTCTTACGAGGACGGGGCTCGCGCCGTCGAACTCGCGCGCGAGGCCGTCGACTCTTACGTACGACACGGGCAGCGAGAGCATCCGGGCAGCATGCGCGAAGCGTTCTACGAGCGAACGGGGGCGTTCGTTCGACTCGAGTCGACCTGTGGCCGACGGAGCCTCCGTGGCTGTGCCGGTGGCTACCAGTCGGGCGACCAGCTCGGCCACGCCATCGTCGACGCGGCGATCGAAGCCGCGAGCGACAGCTCCTGTGGCTCGGAGGTCACGCCGTCTGAGTTGCCGAACCTCACCGTCTCGGTCTGTACGGTTCGGAACGTCGTCCTGACCGACGATCCGCTCGCCGACCTCGAGCTCGGCACTCACGGCGTCGCGATCGACGGCGGCGGCAAGAGCGGCTGGCTCTATCCGACCGTCCCCGTCGAGAACGGCTGGACCGAACAGGAGTACCTCGACCGAACCTGCCGGAAAGCCGGCCTCGCCCCGACGGCCTGGCAGGACGACGACACCATCGTCACCCTCTTCGAAGGACAGGTCTTCCGCGAGCGGGAGGGCGACGGCGGCGTCGAACAGCTGTAG
- a CDS encoding prepilin-type N-terminal cleavage/methylation domain-containing protein: MAEPTSAETHVEIANWLFGRLVAIILVASLVNPVIFSGAFTLPELLVALAVTLVALYFVVVVVMASLSKVLDAKLEELDERPGQRS; the protein is encoded by the coding sequence ATGGCGGAACCCACGTCCGCGGAGACGCACGTCGAAATCGCGAACTGGCTGTTCGGTCGGCTCGTCGCGATCATCCTCGTGGCGTCTCTCGTCAACCCGGTGATCTTCTCTGGGGCGTTCACGCTCCCGGAACTCCTCGTTGCCCTCGCCGTCACGCTCGTCGCCCTCTACTTCGTAGTCGTCGTCGTGATGGCGTCGCTCTCGAAAGTACTCGACGCGAAGCTCGAGGAGCTGGACGAACGTCCCGGTCAACGGTCGTGA
- a CDS encoding LLM class flavin-dependent oxidoreductase, whose product MDVGLILPDVDGVEPAEFASRAEELGFESVWKPELWGEHALVELAAVAERTEDVRLGTAIVNVFSRSPAVIAMGAASLDRLSDGRAAIGLGVSTPKAIEDLHGLTYDRPIRRTHETVELVRKFLAADGRVEYDGEVFSVADFPALEADVPIYNAALGPANRRATGRLCDGWLPHNVPQSHLEEAFAEIADTAHERGRDPEEITVAPWVHVAVSDDPAEAMDAVRGIVAYYVGSGEGYRKAVGAAYPAVADRIASAWRDGDRDRARGHVTDELVRDLGCAGTAEDVREELRALADHPVIDTPLVNLPPGLEAEAVERTLEAVAPERL is encoded by the coding sequence ATGGACGTGGGACTCATTCTCCCGGACGTCGACGGTGTCGAACCCGCCGAATTCGCCAGTCGTGCCGAGGAACTGGGCTTCGAGTCGGTCTGGAAACCCGAGCTGTGGGGTGAACACGCGCTCGTCGAACTCGCCGCCGTCGCGGAGCGAACGGAGGACGTGCGTCTCGGGACGGCCATCGTGAACGTCTTCTCTCGCTCGCCCGCCGTGATTGCGATGGGGGCTGCCTCGCTCGACCGCCTCTCCGACGGGCGGGCGGCGATCGGGCTGGGCGTGAGCACGCCGAAAGCGATCGAGGACCTCCACGGGCTCACCTACGACCGGCCGATTCGACGAACCCACGAGACCGTCGAGCTCGTGCGGAAATTCCTCGCCGCTGACGGCCGCGTCGAGTACGACGGCGAGGTGTTCTCGGTCGCCGACTTCCCGGCGCTCGAGGCCGACGTCCCGATCTACAACGCGGCGCTCGGGCCGGCCAACCGGCGGGCGACGGGACGGCTCTGTGACGGCTGGCTCCCGCACAACGTTCCGCAGTCACACCTCGAGGAGGCGTTCGCGGAGATCGCCGACACCGCGCACGAGCGTGGCCGGGATCCCGAGGAGATCACGGTCGCGCCGTGGGTGCACGTCGCCGTGAGCGACGACCCCGCGGAGGCGATGGACGCAGTCCGGGGAATCGTCGCCTACTACGTCGGCTCCGGGGAAGGCTACCGGAAGGCCGTCGGGGCTGCCTACCCGGCGGTGGCCGATCGGATCGCCAGCGCGTGGCGCGACGGCGACCGCGACCGCGCCAGAGGACACGTCACTGACGAGCTGGTTCGCGACCTCGGCTGTGCGGGGACGGCCGAAGACGTCCGCGAGGAACTCCGAGCGCTCGCGGACCACCCCGTAATCGACACGCCACTCGTGAACCTCCCGCCAGGACTCGAGGCCGAGGCGGTCGAGCGGACGCTCGAGGCAGTCGCCCCTGAGCGGCTCTAA
- a CDS encoding nicotinate phosphoribosyltransferase — translation MSNPFGTVPPEAILEGVATDAYFERTRTTLEYAGKNPHVVTEVTADQFSTGAFEVFTGVAEVARLFEGRAVDVDALPDGQLFDGGPVMRIEGPYLEFAELETSLLGLLSQPSGFATAALETRLAAPDSLVLSFGARHVHPSIAAVVERAALLAGLDGFSHVAAGQLLGREASGTMPHALMFCFGEGEQAAAWEAFDAAVPEDVPRIALTDTFWDEKSESLLAAETLGDRLDGVRLDTTGSRRGDFRHIVREVRWELDARGFEDVDVFCSGGLGPEQLRALRDVADGFGVGSHITSADPIDFSLDIVSLEGEPVSKRGKLAGVKDVYRTPDGGHHVVLADTDGPEDGEPLLEPLVRDGEVVREFDLETASERCLADASVVGFGAQAE, via the coding sequence ATGTCGAACCCGTTCGGAACCGTTCCACCGGAGGCGATTCTCGAGGGTGTCGCGACGGACGCCTACTTCGAGCGAACGCGAACGACGCTCGAGTACGCCGGGAAGAACCCCCACGTGGTCACCGAGGTGACCGCCGATCAGTTCTCGACCGGGGCGTTCGAAGTGTTCACCGGCGTCGCCGAGGTCGCGAGGCTGTTCGAGGGACGGGCCGTCGACGTCGACGCGCTCCCCGACGGACAGCTGTTCGACGGCGGCCCCGTGATGCGGATCGAGGGGCCGTACCTCGAGTTCGCCGAACTCGAGACCTCGCTGCTCGGCCTCCTGTCTCAGCCCAGTGGCTTCGCGACGGCCGCACTCGAGACGCGTCTGGCCGCGCCCGACTCGCTGGTGCTCTCGTTCGGTGCGCGTCACGTCCATCCGTCGATCGCGGCCGTGGTCGAGCGAGCGGCGTTGCTCGCCGGCCTCGACGGCTTCTCCCACGTCGCCGCCGGCCAGCTCCTCGGTCGCGAGGCGAGCGGGACGATGCCCCACGCGCTCATGTTCTGTTTCGGCGAGGGCGAGCAGGCAGCGGCGTGGGAGGCGTTCGACGCGGCCGTCCCTGAAGACGTGCCGCGGATCGCGCTCACGGACACGTTCTGGGACGAGAAAAGCGAGAGCCTGCTCGCAGCGGAGACCCTCGGCGACCGGCTCGACGGCGTCCGACTGGACACGACGGGATCGCGACGCGGCGATTTCCGCCACATCGTCCGCGAGGTGCGCTGGGAGCTCGACGCCCGGGGCTTCGAGGACGTCGACGTCTTCTGTAGCGGCGGGCTCGGCCCCGAACAGCTCCGGGCGCTCCGGGACGTCGCCGACGGTTTCGGCGTCGGCAGCCACATCACCAGCGCCGATCCGATCGACTTCAGCCTCGACATCGTTTCCCTCGAGGGCGAGCCGGTCTCGAAGCGCGGCAAGCTCGCCGGGGTGAAAGACGTCTACCGGACACCCGACGGGGGCCACCACGTCGTCCTCGCGGACACTGACGGTCCCGAGGACGGTGAGCCGCTGCTCGAGCCGCTCGTCCGCGACGGCGAGGTCGTTCGGGAGTTCGACCTCGAGACGGCGAGCGAGCGCTGTCTGGCCGACGCGTCGGTGGTCGGATTCGGGGCGCAGGCGGAGTGA
- a CDS encoding DUF7344 domain-containing protein, translating to MEALTSGQETQNLTADTILELLANRRRRYLLYALRGRDEPVELSRLAETVAGWEHDVPPDEVEKNEYKSVYVSSVQCHVPKLADSGVVEHDTDSHSVVLSENFDQLRPYLQLVMLDEPRHSTLREALEDESGDGFIRQIRENVARLKP from the coding sequence ATGGAGGCCCTTACCAGTGGTCAGGAGACGCAGAACCTGACCGCAGACACCATCCTCGAGCTCCTCGCGAACCGTCGCCGACGGTACCTCCTCTACGCACTCCGGGGGCGAGACGAGCCGGTCGAACTCTCGAGACTCGCCGAAACGGTCGCCGGCTGGGAACACGACGTCCCACCCGACGAGGTCGAAAAGAACGAGTACAAGAGCGTTTACGTCTCCTCCGTCCAGTGTCACGTCCCAAAACTCGCCGACTCCGGCGTCGTCGAACACGATACGGACAGCCACTCGGTCGTCCTCTCGGAGAACTTCGACCAGCTCCGACCGTATCTCCAGCTCGTGATGCTCGACGAGCCCAGACACTCCACGCTCCGGGAGGCACTCGAGGACGAGTCGGGTGACGGATTTATTCGACAGATTCGTGAAAACGTCGCTCGGCTCAAGCCCTAA
- a CDS encoding PQQ-binding-like beta-propeller repeat protein, which produces MYGRTPDQSGYNDGTTGPADDTNGVTLDWWETLAAATSAPAVDGDRAYVAAEQLYGIDVDEGRIDWELELDDSFEGRPVLAGGYVLAYERDWSGDTTRLHAVDAENGTRRWDEPVSEGATPPVADEAQVYVGDEDDVRALALSTGEEQWTFSPTEPIATSPALADDVLYVGTEEEWGENTSYLHAIDVDSGDDDWTAEPGSGDVTDVVVGDGLVFVSTENGDVRAYGTDGTVEWIEHEVSGSVEYLAVDDERLYAATNDGITALDPTSGGEEWSESVGHVSDKPAVSTAGLFVGTHDDDVFVLEPTSGDVSWKRINDAAISGPVVTGDRAFIGGSRTLRTHTTGDLPETTVPDVPEGHWRFDGYDAAGTSHNPTADTPDADADGPSLRWWRTFDEPASAPAIDGDTAYVAAEDLYALETEDGSVRWQYEADDDFTGDRPVITGDIVFGIEREWGGDPARLHAIDATNGSLRWDSDLTEPTQHPVAGEEQIFVTAGESVRAHDLRSGRQEWRFELREPPTTTPVLAGDRLYVGTEEAWDDDEAYVYAINAATGNGLWRTSHQDGGDVSSMAGSDDALYVAYETGGVVAYDHDGEELWSHDSSADRFDHVGTDGERVYVATDDSPGVTALDTADGSVVGRTSSVDRAISPPVSTPSGVLVGTESNDVVLLDLESDETVWRRQHDDSAALVAVEGDVYAGGGPTLRVHSDGPLSTVEPEAVGPLAWHAAGRTMSQSGYTGDESGPIADDTLEQLWSVDTDYDQTTPPASDGEVGYVAADSLFAYELRSGERVWEYETDEYLEAVQPVIAGQTVLAIERDWGGETETIHAVNRKTGDGRWTAPVDDGARSPVAGDDLVFVASGSHVEARSLFTGDQVWRFELEEDVGTDPALSLSDGRLYVGTEADWSSDVAHVYAINAATGNGLWRTHRDGGDVTSLAVSDSGDTVYAVFDADGVVAYDRNGDEQWRHDSSAARFEHVGTDGETVYVATAEYPGISALDAETGDLVWRNGVNGAITTRPAISDQAVFVGTDESELVALATDTGNVHWQRTYDGPAASPVVSGNRIYVGGESSTLRAFSDAVPPVAELEYEDPVLVDEPTVFDATASQPGDAPISEYRWDFTGDGEIDATGSQVEYTFEDERPYEVRLLVVDENGIADVERQHLTVSDDPLEKYRDDGAVETSGLRKAIDDWRTNEIETGLLRDVIDAWRSS; this is translated from the coding sequence ATGTACGGGCGAACCCCCGATCAGTCCGGCTATAACGACGGTACGACTGGTCCTGCAGACGATACGAACGGCGTGACGCTCGACTGGTGGGAGACGCTGGCTGCAGCCACGAGTGCACCGGCAGTCGACGGCGATCGTGCGTACGTCGCTGCGGAGCAGCTGTACGGGATCGACGTCGACGAGGGACGGATCGACTGGGAACTCGAGCTCGACGACTCCTTCGAAGGTCGACCAGTCCTCGCCGGTGGGTACGTTCTCGCGTACGAGCGAGACTGGAGCGGTGACACGACCCGTTTACACGCGGTCGACGCCGAGAACGGGACGAGACGGTGGGATGAGCCGGTGTCGGAGGGTGCGACACCCCCCGTCGCAGACGAAGCGCAGGTGTACGTCGGCGACGAAGACGACGTTCGCGCCCTCGCACTGTCGACAGGTGAAGAGCAGTGGACGTTCTCGCCGACCGAACCGATCGCCACGTCGCCAGCGCTCGCCGACGACGTCCTCTATGTTGGGACCGAAGAGGAGTGGGGGGAGAACACGTCGTATCTCCACGCGATCGACGTCGACTCGGGCGATGACGACTGGACCGCCGAACCGGGTTCCGGGGACGTCACCGACGTCGTCGTCGGAGACGGGTTGGTGTTCGTCTCGACCGAGAACGGAGACGTTCGAGCCTACGGTACTGACGGAACCGTCGAGTGGATCGAACACGAGGTGTCGGGGTCGGTCGAGTACCTGGCCGTCGACGACGAGCGTCTGTACGCGGCGACCAACGACGGGATAACGGCACTGGACCCGACGTCCGGAGGGGAGGAGTGGAGCGAGTCGGTCGGCCACGTGTCGGATAAACCGGCAGTCTCGACGGCCGGACTGTTCGTCGGCACACACGACGACGACGTGTTCGTGCTCGAGCCGACGTCGGGCGACGTGAGCTGGAAGCGAATCAACGACGCAGCCATTTCTGGACCAGTTGTCACGGGCGACCGAGCGTTCATTGGAGGTAGTCGAACGCTGCGGACGCACACAACCGGCGACCTGCCGGAGACGACCGTCCCGGACGTGCCAGAGGGCCACTGGCGGTTCGATGGCTACGACGCGGCAGGAACGAGCCACAACCCAACGGCAGACACGCCCGACGCAGACGCTGACGGCCCCTCCCTGCGCTGGTGGCGAACGTTCGACGAACCGGCCAGTGCACCGGCCATCGACGGAGACACCGCCTACGTCGCCGCAGAGGACCTGTACGCCCTCGAGACGGAGGACGGCAGCGTCCGGTGGCAGTACGAGGCGGACGACGACTTCACCGGCGATCGACCGGTCATCACCGGAGACATCGTGTTCGGAATCGAACGAGAGTGGGGCGGTGATCCGGCTCGCCTCCACGCGATCGACGCCACGAATGGAAGCCTTCGATGGGACAGTGACCTCACGGAACCCACTCAACACCCGGTTGCTGGCGAAGAACAGATATTCGTCACCGCTGGCGAATCCGTCCGCGCGCACGATCTCCGTAGTGGTCGACAGGAGTGGCGGTTCGAGCTCCGCGAACCGCCGACGACGACACCGGTACTCGCGGGTGATCGGCTGTACGTCGGCACGGAAGAAGCCTGGGACGACGACGAAGCGTACGTGTACGCGATCAACGCAGCAACCGGAAACGGACTCTGGCGAACTTCTCACCAGGACGGCGGCGACGTTTCGTCGATGGCAGGATCGGACGACGCACTGTACGTCGCCTACGAAACCGGGGGCGTCGTGGCCTACGACCACGACGGTGAGGAACTGTGGAGCCACGACAGCTCCGCGGATCGGTTTGACCACGTCGGGACAGACGGTGAGCGAGTGTACGTCGCGACGGACGATTCACCGGGGGTGACAGCCCTCGACACCGCCGATGGATCGGTCGTTGGGCGGACCTCGAGCGTCGACCGAGCGATATCTCCACCTGTCTCGACCCCGAGCGGAGTGCTGGTCGGCACCGAGTCTAACGACGTCGTCCTTCTCGATCTGGAATCGGACGAGACGGTCTGGAGACGACAACACGACGACAGCGCCGCCCTCGTCGCGGTCGAAGGCGACGTGTACGCTGGCGGAGGCCCGACGCTTCGCGTCCACTCCGATGGTCCACTGTCGACGGTTGAGCCCGAAGCGGTCGGCCCGCTTGCCTGGCACGCCGCCGGCCGAACGATGTCTCAGTCCGGCTACACCGGTGACGAATCGGGCCCGATAGCAGACGACACCCTTGAGCAGCTCTGGAGCGTCGATACCGACTACGACCAGACGACGCCGCCCGCATCCGACGGCGAAGTCGGCTACGTCGCCGCCGATTCGCTCTTCGCGTACGAGCTTCGCAGCGGTGAGCGCGTCTGGGAGTACGAAACGGACGAGTATCTCGAGGCCGTCCAGCCCGTCATCGCGGGACAGACCGTGCTCGCAATCGAACGAGACTGGGGCGGTGAGACGGAGACGATTCACGCGGTGAATCGGAAAACCGGTGACGGGCGCTGGACTGCGCCCGTCGATGACGGCGCACGGTCGCCAGTCGCCGGGGACGACCTCGTGTTCGTCGCGTCGGGAAGCCACGTCGAGGCACGTTCGCTCTTCACCGGCGATCAAGTCTGGCGATTCGAACTCGAGGAGGACGTCGGTACGGACCCGGCGCTCTCGCTCTCTGACGGACGATTGTACGTTGGAACCGAAGCCGACTGGAGTAGCGACGTCGCTCACGTGTACGCGATCAACGCGGCGACCGGGAACGGACTCTGGCGAACTCATCGTGACGGCGGCGACGTCACGTCGCTTGCGGTTTCGGATTCAGGCGACACCGTGTACGCCGTCTTCGACGCGGACGGGGTCGTTGCGTACGACCGCAATGGCGACGAACAGTGGCGCCACGACAGCTCCGCGGCTCGGTTCGAGCACGTCGGTACAGACGGCGAAACCGTATATGTTGCAACAGCTGAGTACCCGGGTATCTCGGCGCTCGATGCCGAGACCGGCGACCTCGTCTGGCGAAACGGTGTCAACGGAGCGATTACGACCCGACCCGCAATCAGCGATCAGGCAGTGTTCGTCGGCACCGACGAGAGCGAACTCGTCGCACTCGCAACTGACACCGGCAACGTGCATTGGCAGCGAACCTACGACGGCCCCGCTGCGAGCCCAGTAGTGTCCGGCAATCGGATCTACGTTGGCGGTGAGAGTTCGACGCTTCGAGCGTTCTCCGATGCCGTTCCACCGGTGGCCGAACTCGAGTACGAGGACCCAGTCCTGGTCGACGAACCGACCGTCTTCGACGCCACAGCGTCACAGCCGGGCGACGCGCCGATTTCGGAGTACCGATGGGATTTCACCGGCGACGGGGAAATCGACGCAACCGGTTCGCAGGTCGAATACACCTTCGAAGACGAACGTCCCTACGAGGTGCGACTGCTCGTCGTCGACGAAAATGGGATCGCCGACGTCGAGCGCCAGCACCTTACCGTCAGTGACGACCCGCTCGAGAAGTATCGAGACGACGGAGCGGTCGAAACGAGCGGGTTGCGGAAGGCTATCGACGACTGGCGGACCAACGAGATCGAAACCGGGCTGCTTCGCGACGTCATCGACGCCTGGCGGAGTTCCTGA
- a CDS encoding ABC transporter ATP-binding protein, which translates to MTRISLRNVSKYFDGGATVANYRIDLEVEDGEFLVMLGPSGCGKTTSLRMIAGLETPSEGEIYFDDERVTDRSPSARNVAMVFQNYALYPHMTVKGNIEYPLKVRGISPDERDRRIADVTELLHIEDQLEKPPAELSGGQRQRVALARAIVREPTVFLLDEPLSNLDAKLRQEMRSELKRLQDELDITTIYVTHNQEEAMSMADEVAVMNRGTIRQVAPPQELYARPRTEWVARFIGSPPMNLFRGTRRNGSIDLGDAGAVDLEGIVDGERVTVGGRQREVVRTDGPVETSTDDGAEAEAVEVDGRVDDHDADAETVSLGVRPEDLAVATDPPPSGNAITGTVDTIEPLGEYTLVNVAVNDQVVNAKVGKTDLERDDRVYLTFVDEDAYLYDERGELVA; encoded by the coding sequence ATGACGCGGATTTCGTTACGGAACGTCAGCAAGTACTTCGACGGAGGTGCGACCGTCGCGAACTATCGGATCGACCTCGAGGTCGAGGACGGCGAGTTCCTCGTCATGCTGGGGCCGTCCGGCTGTGGGAAGACGACGTCGCTGCGGATGATTGCGGGGCTCGAGACGCCCTCGGAGGGAGAAATCTACTTCGACGACGAGCGGGTCACCGACCGCTCGCCGAGTGCCCGGAACGTGGCGATGGTCTTCCAGAACTACGCACTCTACCCGCACATGACCGTCAAGGGCAACATCGAGTATCCGCTCAAGGTCCGCGGGATCTCACCCGACGAACGGGACCGACGCATCGCGGACGTCACGGAACTGCTACACATCGAGGACCAGCTCGAGAAGCCGCCGGCGGAGTTGAGCGGCGGGCAGCGCCAGCGAGTGGCGCTGGCTCGTGCCATCGTCCGCGAGCCGACGGTGTTCTTGCTCGACGAGCCGCTGTCGAACCTCGACGCCAAACTGCGCCAGGAGATGCGAAGCGAGCTCAAGCGCCTCCAGGACGAACTCGACATTACGACGATCTACGTGACCCACAACCAGGAGGAAGCGATGAGCATGGCCGACGAGGTCGCGGTCATGAACCGGGGAACGATCCGCCAGGTGGCGCCGCCCCAGGAGCTCTACGCCCGTCCCCGAACGGAGTGGGTGGCCCGCTTTATCGGCTCGCCGCCGATGAACCTCTTTCGTGGCACGCGTCGGAACGGCTCGATCGACCTCGGCGATGCAGGAGCCGTCGACCTCGAGGGAATCGTCGACGGCGAACGCGTGACCGTCGGCGGTCGCCAGCGCGAGGTCGTCCGGACCGACGGTCCCGTTGAGACGAGCACCGACGACGGGGCCGAAGCCGAGGCGGTCGAAGTCGACGGCCGTGTCGACGATCACGATGCCGACGCGGAGACCGTCTCGCTCGGCGTCCGGCCGGAGGACCTCGCCGTAGCAACTGATCCACCGCCCTCGGGGAACGCCATCACCGGCACGGTGGACACGATCGAACCGCTCGGCGAGTACACCCTCGTCAACGTCGCCGTAAACGACCAGGTCGTGAACGCGAAGGTGGGAAAGACCGACCTCGAGCGAGACGACCGGGTCTACCTGACGTTCGTGGACGAGGACGCCTACCTGTACGACGAGCGCGGCGAACTCGTCGCCTGA
- a CDS encoding carbohydrate ABC transporter permease has protein sequence MSLRDHVDGLEVDGDWSTRFDIDREKSIALVVFLVPGLTLFGIFTLGPIAYATIGSFFSWDAFTMQDFVGLDNWIRSLTDPLIVHWPNIQELRYPMGALTHNLLWVVVHVPASTLLGLGLALLFADLKGRRILRSMVFLGFTVPTIVIGLVLLFIYDPQAGIFNELLRVLGQEQWVRNWTQSPQVAIYALILGGIWVHTGFSMLLYSSALSAIDPSLIESARVDGAGAWRRFWDIIWPLVKPVTAVVVIMGIIWVMRVFDIVYAAGGAAGGPNHAYSVLGIEVYRAAFRPEIDYGKAMVVALIQLFIVAPLALYIARMD, from the coding sequence ATGAGCTTACGAGATCACGTAGACGGCCTCGAGGTGGATGGTGACTGGAGCACCAGGTTCGACATCGACCGCGAGAAGTCGATCGCCCTCGTGGTGTTCCTGGTGCCCGGACTGACCCTGTTCGGAATCTTTACACTCGGGCCGATCGCCTACGCGACGATCGGCAGTTTCTTCTCCTGGGATGCGTTCACGATGCAGGACTTCGTCGGCCTGGACAACTGGATACGATCGCTCACCGATCCCCTCATCGTCCACTGGCCGAACATACAGGAGTTGCGCTACCCGATGGGCGCGCTCACGCACAACCTGCTGTGGGTGGTCGTTCACGTGCCCGCGAGTACGCTGCTGGGTCTCGGACTGGCGCTGTTGTTCGCCGATCTGAAGGGTCGTCGAATCCTCCGGTCGATGGTCTTTCTCGGCTTTACCGTCCCGACGATCGTCATCGGCCTCGTCTTGCTGTTCATCTACGATCCCCAGGCCGGCATCTTCAACGAACTGCTCCGGGTGCTCGGCCAGGAGCAGTGGGTGAGAAACTGGACGCAATCGCCCCAGGTCGCGATCTACGCGCTCATCCTGGGCGGGATCTGGGTGCACACGGGCTTTAGCATGCTGCTCTACAGCTCGGCGCTCTCGGCGATCGATCCGTCGCTGATCGAGTCGGCGCGGGTCGACGGCGCGGGCGCCTGGCGTCGGTTCTGGGACATCATCTGGCCGCTGGTCAAGCCCGTCACCGCCGTGGTCGTCATCATGGGGATCATCTGGGTGATGCGCGTGTTCGACATCGTCTACGCGGCCGGCGGCGCCGCAGGCGGCCCGAACCACGCGTATTCGGTGCTCGGCATCGAGGTGTACCGCGCCGCGTTCCGACCGGAGATCGACTACGGGAAGGCGATGGTGGTGGCGCTGATCCAGCTGTTCATCGTCGCCCCACTCGCCCTCTACATCGCACGAATGGATTAG
- a CDS encoding carbohydrate ABC transporter permease, producing the protein MTDDTSSPTDRDADAGPETDRDTAAHRTDGGRYLSIEEVPDTAPRTEYDWQTRLSHAIPTKRRALKYGVAITLAVLWIVPFLGLFMASIRPLSEIIGGWWHLEGMTLTLENYVRAWEYSTAPMGRALLNTFIVTIPAVLVVMLLGVMAAYPFARFEFPLKTTLFFLILLVMAAPPELVAMGNYNLLHRIGLFDTYMGLILIHIGWGLGWVVLFLRNYLLGIPKELEEAARIDGASRYQIFRTIILPLSTPALVSVAVIQFTWVWNAFFFPLVFMRSPDLYLAPQVLPLMTGRIQVEWGLVAAGSVMTMAVPVLLFLMLERYYKRGMVAAVTD; encoded by the coding sequence ATGACAGACGACACCAGCTCCCCGACCGACCGCGACGCGGACGCCGGACCCGAGACCGACCGTGACACCGCCGCCCACAGAACCGACGGCGGCCGATACCTGTCGATCGAGGAGGTGCCCGACACCGCACCGAGGACCGAGTACGACTGGCAGACGCGCCTCTCCCACGCCATCCCCACGAAACGACGGGCGCTCAAGTACGGCGTGGCGATCACCCTGGCCGTCCTCTGGATCGTCCCGTTTCTCGGGCTGTTCATGGCGTCGATCCGGCCGCTGTCGGAGATCATCGGCGGCTGGTGGCACCTCGAGGGGATGACCCTGACCCTCGAGAACTACGTCCGGGCCTGGGAGTACAGCACCGCGCCGATGGGACGAGCGCTGCTCAACACGTTCATCGTCACCATCCCGGCGGTGCTGGTCGTCATGTTGCTCGGCGTGATGGCGGCGTACCCGTTCGCCAGGTTCGAGTTCCCGCTGAAGACCACGCTCTTTTTCCTCATCCTGCTGGTGATGGCCGCGCCGCCCGAACTGGTCGCGATGGGCAACTACAACCTCCTCCACCGGATCGGGCTGTTCGACACCTACATGGGGCTGATCCTGATCCACATCGGCTGGGGACTCGGCTGGGTCGTCTTGTTCCTGCGGAACTACCTGCTGGGGATCCCCAAGGAACTCGAGGAAGCCGCCCGGATCGACGGCGCCTCCCGGTACCAGATCTTCCGGACGATCATCCTGCCGTTGTCGACGCCGGCGCTCGTCTCCGTCGCCGTGATTCAGTTCACCTGGGTCTGGAATGCCTTCTTCTTCCCGCTCGTGTTCATGCGCTCGCCAGACCTCTACCTCGCCCCCCAGGTGCTCCCGCTGATGACCGGCCGCATCCAGGTCGAGTGGGGGCTCGTCGCCGCCGGCTCGGTGATGACCATGGCCGTTCCCGTGCTCCTGTTCCTCATGCTCGAGCGCTACTACAAGCGAGGGATGGTGGCCGCCGTGACGGACTGA